One stretch of Rana temporaria chromosome 10, aRanTem1.1, whole genome shotgun sequence DNA includes these proteins:
- the LOC120915636 gene encoding indolethylamine N-methyltransferase-like — translation MDCTIPKLYHQHGMDPRSHLDLYFSKKEDMVFAEDTITFPMACLHYLLSTGRIKGTFLIDISLGSFIHHLFSASNFFKKIVLLKFQERCIMELNRWLHDRTGAYDWSHTSSVAAELEGTRDQLQEKEMRLRSSIMQILKCDFEQENITSPVLLPLADCIMSVWILEVISKNEDEYMKNLEKIIKLLKPGGQLLLIGALDTTYWTAGTEQFHCFKCNEEFVKNAFGKVGLVIDYCAVQRRSNVSDLTDYKAALFIVGRKGE, via the exons ATGGATTGCACAATACCTAAGCTCTATCATCAACATGGAATGGATCCCAGAAGTCATCTGGATTTATATTTCTCTAAAAAGGAGGACATGGTCTTTGCAGAGGATACTATAACATTTCCAATGGCGTGTCTTCACTATCTGCTCAGCACCG GTCGAATTAAGGGTACGTTTTTGATTGATATCAGCCTTGGTTCCTTCATTCACCATCTTTTTTCCGCCTCTAACTTCTTCAAAAAAATAGTCCTATTAAAATTCCAAGAGAGATGTATCATGGAACTGAACAGATGGCTACATGACCGTACCGGAGCATATGATTGGTCGCATACATCATCAGTCGCGGCTGAGTTAGAAGGAACGAG agaTCAACTTCAGGAGAAAGAAATGCGCCTAAGGTCGTCCATCATGCAGATTTTGAAATGTGATTTTGAACAGGAAAACATAACTTCCCCGGTGCTGCTACCACTTGCTGATTGTATTATGAGTGTGTGGATACTGGAAGTTATCAGTAAAAATGAAGATGAATACATGAAGAATCTGGAGAAGATAATAAAGCTGCTAAAACCTGGAGGCCAACTGTTACTTATTGGGGCATTAGATACAACTTACTGGACTGCTGGAACAGAACAAttccattgttttaaatgcaATGAGGAGTTTGTAAAAAACGCCTTTGGTAAGGTGGGTTTAGTCATTGATTACTGTGCAGTGCAGAGGAGAAGCAATGTCAGCGATCTCACTGATTATAAAGCTGCTCTATTCATTGTAGGACGCAAAGGGGAGTAG